The genomic DNA ACGAGTCATTAACCACCGATATGGTGATAAGCCAAAGAAGTCTAACGAGAAAGCCGATGACCTTGAAGACGAACTTGCCGATGTGCTGTGGACGGTTATTTGCCTTGCTAACCAAGAAGGAATAGATCTTGATCATGGCATTCAGAGGTCCATAGACAAATTGCTTATTAGAGACAAGGAGAGGTTTAAGAAGAAGTTATGAATTACGAAATAGAAGCTAAGTTTTTGAATATCAACATCGAAGAGATTAGAACAAAGCTTACACAGGCTGGAGGTAGTTGCCTAAAGCCTATGCGTTTGATGCGACGGGCGA from Candidatus Saccharibacteria bacterium includes the following:
- a CDS encoding nucleotide pyrophosphohydrolase, with product MSDSLNSLQKRIDDILQQYEKPYWGPLSNVARLAEEVGEVARVINHRYGDKPKKSNEKADDLEDELADVLWTVICLANQEGIDLDHGIQRSIDKLLIRDKERFKKKL